In Humulus lupulus chromosome 7, drHumLupu1.1, whole genome shotgun sequence, the following are encoded in one genomic region:
- the LOC133789912 gene encoding uncharacterized protein LOC133789912, whose protein sequence is MGLEELEVGPDGQPTQEALQSQAEKLAEKLAEQAEAANIFKEVPPAQPEAPEVPPSTPHASTSSQAEQPGYSMILARLEKVEGQQSALIKGKSEILGQLQKLMTMMEDLSRPAPDPHPQSTEEGPQSPVDEDILPNDYRPDDVDDHIFRTPEDMKITIIGDTEDSEVQFLNIAPPAPEKRRERKRPRWFDEYIAMRKRNKKSKTAVNVDPLRVVDGKLLMTFHKWLLGTIGNKYPRECFSGTHDAAWFLKLHTPRTWLSDSHLDAAFHLMRRRLEFYPNVYP, encoded by the exons atggggttagaggaactagaggtgggtcccgatggacaacctacacaggaagccttacagagccaggctgaaaagcttgctgaaaagttagctgagcaagcagaagcagcaaatatttttaaggaggttccaccagctcaacctgaggcacctgaggttcccccatcaacacctcatgccagcacctcctcccaagctgagcaaccaggctactctatgattttggctaggttggaaaaggttgaagggcaacaaagtgcccttattaaaggtaagtccgagatcttgggtcaattgcagaagctgatgacaatgatggaagatcttagtaggccagctccagatccacaccctcagtccactgaagaaggccctcagtctcctgtagatgaagacattctccctaacgatTACAGACCTGATGATGTAGATGATCACATTTTTCGCACACCAGAGGATATGAAAATTACTATAATCGGAGATACTGAAGATTCTGAAGTACAATTCTTAAACATAGCTCCACCAGCAccggagaagaggagagaaagaaagaggcctaggtggttcgatgagtacattgcaatgaggaaaaggaataagaaatcgaagacagcagtgaatgtggatccattgagggttgttgatggtaaattacttatgacctttcacaagtggttgcttggcaccattgggaataaatatccgagggaatgcttctcagggacacacgatgctgcttggttcctgaaactgcatactccgaggacatggctttctgactct catttagatgcagcattccatctcatgaggaggcgtctagaattttatcctaacgtgtacccttag